One segment of Pseudomonas sp. FP2196 DNA contains the following:
- a CDS encoding YeaC family protein — MSSFNEMIKNITPDIYESLKLAVEIGKWSDGGKLTAEQRELSLQAMIAWEIQNLPEDQRTGYMGPQECASKSIEVPNILFKSDAIH; from the coding sequence ATGTCCTCTTTTAACGAAATGATCAAAAACATCACCCCGGATATCTACGAGAGCCTGAAACTGGCCGTGGAAATCGGCAAGTGGTCGGACGGTGGTAAGCTCACCGCCGAACAGCGTGAGCTGTCGTTGCAGGCGATGATCGCCTGGGAAATCCAGAACCTGCCTGAAGACCAGCGCACCGGTTACATGGGCCCGCAAGAATGTGCGTCGAAGTCGATCGAAGTGCCGAACATCCTGTTCAAGTCGGATGCCATCCATTGA
- a CDS encoding DUF2797 domain-containing protein, producing the protein MIEIGRGAISKMSARLDGPNVQYAFRLDDVEVPVNPMIGTTVRLEYLGAIHCTHCGRKTKTSFSQGYCYPCMTKLAQCDICIMSPERCHFDAGTCREPEWGEKFCMTDHVVYLANSSGIKVGITRATQLPTRWLDQGASQALPIMRVSTRQQSGFVEDLFRSQVADKTNWRALLKGDAVAVDLAQVRDQLFESCAEGLQGLQERFGLQAIQTIADVEPLEIRYPVEQYPAKIVSFNLDKNPIAEGTLLGIKGQYLIFDTGVINIRKYTAYQLAVHQ; encoded by the coding sequence TTGATTGAGATTGGCCGCGGTGCAATCAGCAAAATGTCGGCGCGCCTGGACGGGCCGAACGTGCAATACGCATTTCGTCTGGATGACGTCGAGGTGCCGGTCAATCCAATGATCGGCACCACGGTGCGTCTGGAGTACCTGGGGGCGATCCACTGCACCCATTGCGGGCGCAAGACCAAAACCAGTTTCAGTCAGGGTTACTGCTACCCGTGCATGACCAAACTGGCCCAGTGCGACATCTGCATCATGAGCCCGGAGCGCTGCCACTTTGACGCCGGCACCTGCCGCGAGCCTGAGTGGGGGGAGAAATTCTGCATGACCGACCACGTGGTTTACCTGGCCAATTCGTCGGGGATCAAGGTTGGCATCACCCGTGCAACGCAATTGCCGACCCGCTGGCTCGACCAGGGTGCCAGTCAGGCGTTGCCGATCATGCGGGTGTCGACGCGGCAGCAGTCGGGCTTTGTTGAAGACCTGTTCCGTAGCCAGGTAGCGGATAAAACCAACTGGCGTGCGCTGCTCAAGGGCGATGCGGTGGCGGTCGATCTGGCACAAGTGCGCGATCAACTGTTTGAAAGCTGCGCCGAAGGCCTGCAAGGCTTGCAGGAGCGATTCGGCCTACAGGCGATTCAGACGATTGCCGATGTCGAACCGCTCGAAATCCGCTATCCGGTCGAGCAGTACCCAGCCAAAATCGTCAGCTTCAACCTGGACAAGAACCCGATAGCCGAAGGTACGCTGCTGGGGATCAAGGGCCAGTACCTGATCTTCGATACCGGCGTGATCAACATTCGTAAGTACACGGCTTATCAGCTCGCCGTGCATCAATAA
- a CDS encoding rhomboid family intramembrane serine protease, with protein MSAVAVLRLPLAVDLSGFVTLLQRMQVPHRVSEEAGEQVLWAPAEISDDVRSLYERFPAGDPEQTLDIPVAQTFKRPGFVEQLKHAKATGFILLLCLIVGGLTFLGENLETLRWLTFLDFRVIGEYIHFTPLADSLAAGQWWRLVTPMLIHFGILHLAMNGMWYWELGRRIESRQGSINLIGLTLLFSLVSNYAQFAWSGATLFGGLSGVLYGLLGHCWIFQVLSPNPAYRLPRGVLVMMLVWLLVCMSGLISMIGFGEIANAAHVGGLLIGCFTGLLGGLYNRRKLAA; from the coding sequence ATGAGTGCGGTAGCGGTATTGCGTCTGCCCCTGGCGGTGGACTTGAGCGGTTTTGTCACGCTGCTGCAACGCATGCAGGTGCCGCACCGGGTCAGTGAAGAGGCGGGCGAACAGGTATTGTGGGCGCCAGCGGAGATCAGCGACGACGTGCGTTCGCTGTACGAGCGCTTCCCGGCCGGCGATCCCGAGCAAACCCTGGACATCCCGGTAGCCCAGACCTTCAAGCGTCCGGGCTTCGTCGAACAACTCAAGCACGCCAAGGCCACAGGCTTCATTCTGCTGCTGTGCCTGATCGTCGGCGGTTTGACCTTTCTCGGCGAGAACCTGGAGACCCTGCGCTGGCTGACCTTCCTCGATTTCCGTGTGATCGGCGAATACATCCACTTCACGCCGTTGGCTGACAGCCTCGCGGCGGGGCAGTGGTGGCGGTTGGTGACGCCGATGCTGATCCACTTCGGCATCCTCCACCTGGCCATGAACGGCATGTGGTACTGGGAGCTGGGGCGGCGCATCGAGTCGCGTCAGGGCAGTATCAATTTGATAGGCCTGACGTTGCTGTTCAGCCTGGTGTCCAACTACGCGCAGTTCGCCTGGAGCGGCGCGACCTTGTTCGGCGGACTGTCCGGTGTGCTTTACGGTTTGCTCGGCCATTGCTGGATCTTCCAGGTGTTGTCACCGAACCCGGCCTATCGCCTGCCGCGCGGCGTATTGGTGATGATGCTGGTGTGGCTGCTGGTGTGCATGTCCGGGCTGATCTCGATGATCGGCTTCGGCGAAATTGCCAACGCCGCCCACGTCGGCGGGTTACTCATCGGATGCTTCACCGGTTTGTTGGGTGGTTTGTATAACCGCCGTAAACTGGCCGCCTAA
- a CDS encoding metallophosphoesterase has translation MMLDPARSYDLIGDVHGCALTLEHLLDRLGYHKQGGVWRHPSRMAVFVGDIIDRGPRIREALHIVHDMVEAGQALCIMGNHEFNALGWSTPAPPGSGKQFVREHTPRHARLLHETLTQFEDHPGDWHDFQQWFYELPLVVDAGRFRVVHACWDAGLIEPLRGLFPDARIDEHFLQASAVPGSFACTVFDRLLRGTDMRLPDGQTMTSGDGLVRSFFRTKFWEDDPKTYGDIVFQPDALPEPVAQTPLTSTEKNSLLRYGVDEPLLFVGHYWRSGKPAPIRPNLACLDYSAVLYGKLVAYRLDQETRLDPHKFVWVDVERPEVLQ, from the coding sequence CTGATGCTCGATCCCGCACGCAGTTATGACCTGATTGGTGACGTGCACGGATGCGCCTTGACCCTCGAACACTTGCTTGACCGTCTCGGTTATCACAAGCAGGGCGGGGTCTGGCGGCATCCATCGCGCATGGCCGTGTTCGTCGGCGACATCATCGACCGTGGCCCGCGGATTCGCGAGGCGCTGCACATCGTCCACGACATGGTCGAGGCCGGTCAGGCCTTGTGCATCATGGGCAACCATGAATTCAACGCTTTGGGCTGGAGCACCCCGGCGCCTCCGGGCAGCGGCAAGCAGTTCGTCCGTGAACACACGCCGCGCCACGCGCGATTGCTCCATGAAACCCTGACTCAGTTCGAAGACCATCCCGGCGACTGGCACGACTTTCAGCAGTGGTTCTATGAGCTGCCGCTGGTGGTGGATGCCGGGCGTTTCCGTGTGGTGCATGCCTGCTGGGACGCCGGCCTGATCGAACCGCTGCGCGGACTGTTTCCCGATGCACGCATCGATGAGCATTTCCTCCAGGCCTCGGCCGTGCCCGGCAGCTTTGCCTGCACCGTGTTCGACCGCCTGCTGCGCGGCACCGACATGCGTCTGCCGGACGGCCAGACCATGACCAGTGGTGACGGTCTGGTGCGTTCGTTCTTCCGCACCAAGTTCTGGGAGGACGACCCGAAAACCTACGGCGACATCGTCTTCCAGCCCGACGCACTGCCGGAGCCAGTCGCACAAACACCGCTGACTTCAACGGAAAAGAATTCCCTGCTGCGCTACGGCGTCGATGAGCCTTTGCTGTTCGTCGGTCATTACTGGCGCAGCGGCAAACCGGCGCCGATCCGCCCGAACCTCGCGTGTCTGGATTACAGCGCGGTGCTTTACGGCAAACTCGTCGCCTATCGTCTGGATCAGGAAACCCGCCTCGATCCGCATAAATTTGTCTGGGTCGATGTCGAGCGACCGGAGGTGCTGCAATGA